The following are from one region of the Actinomycetes bacterium genome:
- a CDS encoding aminoglycoside phosphotransferase family protein, with amino-acid sequence MGDKAPVAAGRRIDWAGLPEAVRGFVEESLGSPVVAARTQSGGFSPGVAARLTAADGSAAFVKACGTSLNPDSPRLHRAEIHALRLVPASLPRPELLAAYDDADWVAMLLEDVDGRHPALPWSADDAAATTAALSLLAAATGDVGLPTFAETAELLTGWDAVAAEPEGVAPELLARLPEMLDLQGRAQEVTAGSALVHWDARSDNVLLRQGEAVLVDWAWACRGATWLDTLLLAVDFVVQGGPDPDGYLRSTAVTAAADPTDLRAVVATMVGFWVDRARRPAPPGLPTIRAWQAHCARHTQDWLSTSTVLAADARRPRQG; translated from the coding sequence ATGGGCGACAAGGCCCCGGTAGCAGCCGGTCGGCGCATCGACTGGGCAGGGCTGCCAGAGGCGGTCCGCGGGTTCGTCGAGGAGTCGCTGGGCTCCCCGGTCGTCGCGGCGCGCACCCAGAGCGGCGGCTTCTCCCCCGGAGTCGCCGCCCGGCTGACCGCGGCCGACGGGAGCGCCGCCTTCGTCAAGGCCTGCGGTACGTCGCTGAACCCGGATTCGCCACGACTGCACCGGGCCGAGATCCATGCGCTCCGCCTCGTGCCCGCGTCACTGCCCCGGCCTGAGCTGCTGGCGGCGTACGACGACGCGGACTGGGTGGCGATGCTTCTCGAGGACGTCGACGGCCGGCACCCCGCGCTGCCGTGGTCCGCCGATGACGCCGCGGCCACGACCGCCGCTCTCAGCCTGCTGGCGGCGGCAACCGGAGACGTCGGGCTGCCCACGTTCGCCGAGACGGCGGAGCTGCTCACCGGCTGGGACGCGGTCGCGGCCGAGCCGGAGGGGGTAGCTCCTGAGCTGTTGGCCCGCCTGCCGGAGATGCTCGACCTGCAGGGCCGCGCCCAGGAGGTCACGGCCGGCTCGGCGCTGGTGCACTGGGACGCGCGCAGCGACAACGTGCTGCTGCGCCAGGGCGAAGCGGTGCTGGTCGACTGGGCGTGGGCCTGCCGCGGCGCCACGTGGCTGGACACGCTGCTGCTCGCGGTGGACTTCGTCGTCCAGGGCGGGCCGGACCCGGACGGGTACCTGCGCTCGACCGCGGTGACCGCCGCAGCCGACCCGACCGACCTGCGGGCGGTGGTCGCGACGATGGTCGGCTTCTGGGTCGACCGCGCGCGGCGGCCCGCGCCGCCGGGACTGCCGACGATCCGCGCGTGGCAGGCGCATTGCGCACGGCACACGCAGGACTGGCTGTCGACCAGCACCGTGCTCGCTGCGGACGCACGAAGGCCCCGGCAGGGCTGA
- the lepA gene encoding translation elongation factor 4, with translation MIRPSRTDPALIRNFCIIAHIDHGKSTLADRMLQVTGVVDDRTMRAQYLDRMDIERERGITIKSQAVRLPFEASDGRFYALNMIDTPGHVDFTYEVSRSLAACEGTVLLVDAAQGIEAQTLANLYLALENDLQIIPVLNKIDLPSAQPEKYAAEIAHIIGCDPAEVLQVSAKTGVGVPELLEQIVAQVPPPVGDASAPARAMIFDSVYDVYRGVVTYVRVIDGHLSPRERILMLSTKAQHDLLEIGVISPEPMPSEGLGVGEVGYLITGVKDVRQSKVGDTVTNAGKPAQQALGGYKDPKPMVFSGLYPVDGDDYPDLRDALERLQLNDAALVWEPETSAALGFGFRCGFLGLLHLEIVRERLEREFDLDLISTAPNVVYRVVMEDGTEVTVTNPSEFPGGKVAEVHEPVVRASILAPSDYIGSIMDLCQNRRGVLDRMDYLSEERVELRYTLPLAEIVFDFFDNLKSKTRGYASLDYEVDGEQASDLVKVDILLQGETVDAFSSIVHKDKAYGYGVQMTQRLRELIPRQQFEVPIQAAVGARVIARENIRAIRKDVLAKCYGGDITRKRKLLEKQKEGKKRMKMVGRVEVPQEAFIAALSTDSTGEKAKK, from the coding sequence CTGATCCGGCCGAGCCGCACCGACCCCGCGCTGATCCGCAACTTCTGCATCATCGCCCACATCGACCACGGCAAGTCGACCCTCGCGGACCGCATGCTGCAGGTCACCGGCGTCGTCGACGACCGGACGATGCGGGCGCAGTACCTCGACCGGATGGACATCGAGCGCGAGCGCGGCATCACCATCAAGAGCCAGGCGGTGCGGCTGCCCTTCGAGGCGTCCGACGGCCGCTTCTACGCGCTCAACATGATCGACACCCCGGGCCACGTCGACTTCACCTACGAGGTGTCCCGGTCGCTCGCCGCGTGCGAGGGCACCGTGCTGCTGGTCGACGCCGCGCAGGGGATCGAGGCCCAGACTTTGGCCAACCTCTACCTGGCCCTCGAGAACGACCTGCAGATCATCCCGGTGCTCAACAAGATCGACCTCCCGTCGGCCCAGCCGGAGAAGTACGCCGCCGAGATCGCGCACATCATCGGCTGCGACCCCGCCGAGGTGCTGCAGGTCAGCGCCAAGACCGGCGTGGGCGTGCCCGAGCTGCTCGAGCAGATCGTCGCGCAGGTGCCGCCGCCGGTCGGTGACGCGTCTGCCCCGGCGCGCGCGATGATCTTCGACAGCGTGTACGACGTCTACCGCGGTGTTGTGACGTACGTGCGGGTCATCGACGGGCACCTGTCGCCGCGCGAGCGCATCCTGATGCTCTCCACCAAGGCCCAGCACGACCTGCTCGAGATCGGCGTGATCTCACCCGAGCCGATGCCCTCGGAGGGGCTCGGTGTCGGCGAGGTGGGCTACCTGATCACCGGCGTCAAGGACGTGCGGCAGTCGAAGGTCGGCGACACCGTCACCAACGCGGGCAAGCCGGCGCAGCAGGCGCTCGGCGGCTACAAGGACCCGAAGCCGATGGTGTTCTCCGGGCTCTACCCGGTCGACGGCGACGACTACCCGGACCTGCGGGACGCCTTGGAGCGGCTGCAGCTCAACGACGCGGCGCTGGTGTGGGAGCCCGAGACGTCCGCGGCGCTCGGCTTCGGCTTCCGCTGCGGCTTCCTCGGCCTGCTGCACCTCGAGATCGTGCGGGAGCGCCTGGAGCGCGAGTTCGACCTCGACCTGATCTCGACCGCGCCCAACGTCGTCTACCGGGTGGTGATGGAGGACGGCACCGAGGTCACCGTCACCAACCCCAGCGAGTTCCCCGGCGGCAAGGTGGCCGAGGTGCACGAGCCGGTCGTGCGGGCGTCGATCCTGGCACCGAGCGACTACATCGGCTCGATCATGGACCTCTGCCAGAACCGGCGCGGCGTGCTCGACCGGATGGACTACCTGTCGGAGGAGCGGGTCGAGCTGCGCTACACCCTGCCGTTGGCCGAGATCGTCTTCGACTTCTTCGACAACCTGAAGTCCAAGACGCGGGGCTACGCGTCGCTCGACTATGAGGTCGACGGCGAGCAGGCGTCCGACCTGGTAAAGGTGGACATCCTGCTGCAGGGCGAGACCGTCGACGCGTTCTCCTCGATCGTGCACAAGGACAAGGCCTACGGCTACGGCGTGCAGATGACCCAGCGGCTGCGCGAGCTGATCCCGAGGCAGCAGTTCGAGGTGCCGATCCAGGCAGCCGTCGGGGCGCGAGTCATCGCCCGCGAGAACATCCGGGCGATCCGCAAGGACGTGCTCGCCAAGTGCTACGGCGGTGACATCACCCGCAAGCGCAAGCTGCTGGAGAAGCAGAAGGAGGGCAAGAAGCGGATGAAGATGGTCGGCCGGGTCGAGGTGCCCCAGGAGGCCTTCATCGCCGCTCTCTCCACCGACTCCACGGGCGAGAAGGCGAAGAAGTAG